The following coding sequences lie in one Azospirillum humicireducens genomic window:
- the nifT gene encoding putative nitrogen fixation protein NifT: MKVMIRKASEQYTIYVAKKDLEEPIVEMEKPDLWGGWIKVANGWTLDLPEMPADTRLPITVDAKKRGTE; the protein is encoded by the coding sequence ATGAAGGTGATGATCCGCAAGGCGTCCGAGCAATATACGATCTACGTCGCCAAGAAGGATCTGGAGGAACCCATCGTCGAGATGGAGAAGCCGGACCTGTGGGGCGGCTGGATCAAGGTCGCCAATGGCTGGACGCTCGACCTGCCGGAGATGCCGGCGGACACCCGCCTGCCGATCACCGTAGACGCCAAGAAACGCGGAACGGAGTGA